A window of Sphingobacterium kitahiroshimense genomic DNA:
GCTCCAGAATGTTTTGAAATCGAAAGACGCTTAAAAGCGGAAATGAATATTCCGGTCATGCACGATGATCAGCATGGTACAGCAATTATTTCTTGTGCAGCTTTGATCAACGCTTGCGAATTGATCAACAAAAAGATCGAGGATGTAAAAATCGTTGTAAACGGTGCCGGCGCTGCAGCTATTTCATGTACAGGTATGTACGTTTCTGCTGGTGCTAGAAAAGAAAATATTGTCATGTTAGACAGTAAAGGTGTTATTCGTCGTGACCGTGAAACGTTAGATGCGATGAAAGCAACTTACGCTACCGATCGTGATATCCATACGCTTGCTGATGCGGTAAACGGATCTGATGTATTCATCGGACTTTCTGCTGCAGATGTGTTGACAGCAGAGATGTTATTGACTATGGCTAATCAGCCGATTGTATTAGCAATGGCAAACCCTAACCCGGAGATCGCTTACGATCTAGCAATTGCGACACGTAACGACGTAATTATGGGTACAGGACGCTCGGATTACCCGAACCAGGTAAATAATGTATTGGGCTTCCCTTACATCTTCCGTGGTGCTTTAGATGTACGTGCTACAGCGATTAACGAAGAGATGAAAGTAGCGGCGACAAAAGCGATTGCTGATCTAGCTAAACAACCTGTTCCAGAAGAAGTAAACTTAGCATATAACACCAATAATCTAAAATTCTCAGCAGATTATATCATCCCAAAACCTAATGATCCACGTTTGATCACTGAAGTTTCGGTAGCAGTAGCAAAAGCGGCGATTGAATCTGGTGTTGCCAAACATACCATTGAAGATTGGGATAAATACAGAGAAACTCTTCGTAAAAGATTAGGTCAAGATGATGCTATTATGCGCAACTTGACAATGGCAGCAAAACGTAATCCTAAACGTGTTGTTTTTGCTGAAGCAGATAACTACAAAACACTTCGTGCGGCGCAGATCGTAAAAGAAGAAGGTATTGCAGTTCCTATTTTGCTAGGTAAAAAAGGAAAAATCAATGCTTTAATTAATGAGTACGGTTTTGAATTAGCAGGCGTACAGATCATTGATCCATTTGAAGAAATGGAAACAGAACGTGTCAACCAATATGTTGAACATTTATTTGTGAAGAGACAACGTCGTGGTCTTTCGAAATTAGATGCTAAAAAACTTTTAATCGACCGCAACTACTTCGGAGCTAGCATGGTACAGTTTGGCGATGCCGATACGCTAATCTCTGGATTAACAAAAAACTATGCAAATACGATCAAACCAGCAATCCATGTTATTGGAGCAAAAGAAGGTAGCCGTATTGCAGGTATGTATATGATGTTAACAAAAAAAGGTCCTATCTTCTTAGGAGATACCACTGTTAACAAAGAGCCTTCAGCAAAAGAGTTGGCAGACATCACCGTATTGTTAGATAAAGCAGTTAGAAAAATGAATGTAAGCCCTCGTATTGCATTACTTTCTTATTCTAATTTCGGTTCTAACGAAGGTAACACACCTACAAAAGTACGTGAGGCAATTAAAATCGTACACAAGGAGCATCCTGAAATTGTTGCAGACGGTGATTTACAGGCAAACTTCGCATTAAACAGTGAGCTATTAGAAGCAAA
This region includes:
- a CDS encoding NADP-dependent malic enzyme; the encoded protein is MSNVNRKQAALDYHSMGRPGKIAVVPTKPTNSQRDLSLAYSPGVAEPCLAIAANNEDAYKYTAKGNLVAVISNGTAVLGLGDIGAVAGKPVMEGKGLLFKIFADIDVFDIELDTKNVDEFVNIVKAMEPTFGGINLEDIKAPECFEIERRLKAEMNIPVMHDDQHGTAIISCAALINACELINKKIEDVKIVVNGAGAAAISCTGMYVSAGARKENIVMLDSKGVIRRDRETLDAMKATYATDRDIHTLADAVNGSDVFIGLSAADVLTAEMLLTMANQPIVLAMANPNPEIAYDLAIATRNDVIMGTGRSDYPNQVNNVLGFPYIFRGALDVRATAINEEMKVAATKAIADLAKQPVPEEVNLAYNTNNLKFSADYIIPKPNDPRLITEVSVAVAKAAIESGVAKHTIEDWDKYRETLRKRLGQDDAIMRNLTMAAKRNPKRVVFAEADNYKTLRAAQIVKEEGIAVPILLGKKGKINALINEYGFELAGVQIIDPFEEMETERVNQYVEHLFVKRQRRGLSKLDAKKLLIDRNYFGASMVQFGDADTLISGLTKNYANTIKPAIHVIGAKEGSRIAGMYMMLTKKGPIFLGDTTVNKEPSAKELADITVLLDKAVRKMNVSPRIALLSYSNFGSNEGNTPTKVREAIKIVHKEHPEIVADGDLQANFALNSELLEANFPFSTLKGQPANTLVFPNLESGNIAYKLLQEVGNAEAVGPILLGMNKPVHVLQLDSSVREIVNMVTIAVVDVQSHEKQGN